A genomic region of Phragmites australis chromosome 2, lpPhrAust1.1, whole genome shotgun sequence contains the following coding sequences:
- the LOC133898895 gene encoding protodermal factor 1-like, translating to MEAQKTARALLASFVLAALAAQAFVGVAESRSSPLEKASQGDVKKPDCVPGIDPRTFPGIGGGHGGSSGTTPSHGGGYVPTPSHGGSGALPSPSHGGFGTTPAAPSTGGGYVPTPSHGGSGALPSPSHGGFGTTPAAPSTGGGYGSSPSTPSHGGAYGSSPSPSHGGAYGSSPTPSHGAYGGTTPAYGGSPPTQSHGGLGTSTPTPFIPIDPHSPGSLPGTCDYWRSHPMEIWSAIGGRWPSSMGHFFGAAGSAAAGGTDVSIQDALANTRSDGAGALVREGAAALLNSMTRAGFPYTTEQVRDAFAAAAAGGSDGAAAAQAAAFKKANEGRA from the exons ATGGAGGCGCAGAAGACTGCGAGGGCTCTCCTTGCGAGCTTCGTGCTCGCCGCGTTGGCTGCTCAGGCTTTCGTCGGCGTGGCCGAGTCCAGGAGCAGCCCCTTGGAGAAGGCGAGCCAAG GTGACGTGAAGAAGCCGGACTGCGTGCCGGGAATTGACCCGCGTACGTTCCCAGGGATCGGCGGCGGGCACGGTGGCTCCAGTGGGACGACGCCATCCCACGGCGGTGGGTACGTACCAACGCCGTCGCACGGGGGGTCCGGAGCGTTGCCTTCTCCGTCCCACGGCGGGTTCGGGACGACACCGGCGGCGCCGTCCACTGGCGGCGGGTACGTACCAACGCCGTCACACGGGGGATCCGGAGCGTTGCCTTCTCCGTCCCACGGCGGGTTCGGGACGACACCGGCGGCGCCGTCCACTGGCGGAGGGTACGGGAGTTCTCCATCGACGCCGTCCCACGGCGGCGCCTACGGGAGTTCCCCCTCGCCGTCCCACGGTGGCGCCTACGGGAGCTCCCCGACTCCGTCTCACGGGGCCTACGGCGGGACTACGCCGGCGTACGGTGGCTCTCCGCCGACACAGTCGCACGGTGGACTCGGTACCTCGACCCCGACGCCGTTCATCCCCATCGACCCCCACAGCCCCGGTTCCCTCCCTGGCACATGCGA TTACTGGAGGTCGCACCCGATGGAGATCTGGTCGGCGATCGGCGGCCGGTGGCCGAGCAGTATGGGCCACTTCTTCGGCGCGGCGGGCAGCGCTGCGGCCGGCGGGACGGACGTGAGCATCCAGGACGCGCTGGCGAACACGAGGTCCGACGGCGCGGGCGCGCTGGTGCGCGAGGGCGCCGCGGCGCTGCTCAACTCGATGACCCGCGCGGGGTTCCCCTACACCACGGAGCAGGTGCGGGACGCGttcgcggccgcggcggcgggcggctcgGACGGCGCCGCAGCGGCCCAGGCGGCGGCGTTCAAGAAGGCCAACGAGGGGAGGGCGTAG
- the LOC133898905 gene encoding MADS-box transcription factor 3-like isoform X2 translates to MAAKVSNLLQNTPQQAKCKIGNGSCTDLSCGPSNVKEQQAPAGSGPSAGSDKPGRGKIEIKRIENTTNRQVTFCKRRNGLLKKAYELSVLCDAEIALIVFSSRGRLYEYANNSVKATIERYKKASSDSSNSGTVAEVNAQYYQQESAKLRQTISSLQNSNRTLVGDAINTTSLRDLKQLEGRLEKGIAKIRARKNELLDAEVEYMLKREMDLQSDNMYLRNKVTENERGQQPMNMLGAPSTSEHDHMVPYDSRNFLQVSIMHQPHLYSHQLQPTTLQLGSNLNAPIHAAVIMCLR, encoded by the exons ATGGCGGCTAAGGTCTCCAATCTTTTACAAAACACACCACAACAGGCAAAGTGCAAGATAGGAAATGGATCATGT ACTGATTTGAGCTGTGGGCCGTCCAATGTGAAAGAGCAGCAGGCGCCGGCCGGCTCGGGGCCGTCGGCCGGGAGCGACAAGCCAGGGAGGGGAAAGATCGAGATCAAGCGCATCGAGAACACGACCAACAGGCAGGTCACCTTCTGCAAGCGCCGCAACGGCCTCCTCAAGAAGGCGTACGAGCTCTCGGTGCTCTGCGACGCCGAGATCGCGCTCATCGTCTTCTCCAGCCGCGGCCGCCTCTACGAGTACGCCAACAACAG TGTGAAGGCCACCATTGAGAGGTACAAAAAGGCCAGCAGTGACAGCTCCAACTCTGGCACGGTTGCAGAAGTCAATGCCCAG TACTACCAGCAGGAGTCCGCCAAGCTGCGCCAGACGATCAGTAGCTTGCAAAACTCAAACAG GACCTTAGTGGGAGATGCAATCAACACCACGAGCCTCAGGGATCTTAAGCAGCTGGAGGGCAGGCTGGAGAAAGGCATAGCCAAGATTAGAGCTAGAAAG AATGAGCTGTTAGACGCTGAAGTCGAGTATATGCTGAAAAGG GAGATGGATCTACAGAGTGACAACATGTACTTGAGGAACAAG GTCACTGAGAACGAGAGGGGTCAGCAGCCGATGAACATGCTGGGGGCACCATCAACAAGTGAACACGATCACATGGTCCCATACGACTCCAGAAACTTCCTGCAAGTGAGCATCATGCATCAGCCTCATCTTTACTCCCATCAGCTGCAACCAACGACCCTTCAACTCGG ATCAAACCTGAATGCGCCCATCCACGCAGCTGTTATCATGTGTCTGAGATGA
- the LOC133898905 gene encoding MADS-box transcription factor 3-like isoform X1 — protein sequence MAAKVSNLLQNTPQQAKCKIGNGSCTDLSCGPSNVKEQQAPAGSGPSAGSDKPGRGKIEIKRIENTTNRQVTFCKRRNGLLKKAYELSVLCDAEIALIVFSSRGRLYEYANNSVKATIERYKKASSDSSNSGTVAEVNAQYYQQESAKLRQTISSLQNSNSRTLVGDAINTTSLRDLKQLEGRLEKGIAKIRARKNELLDAEVEYMLKREMDLQSDNMYLRNKVTENERGQQPMNMLGAPSTSEHDHMVPYDSRNFLQVSIMHQPHLYSHQLQPTTLQLGSNLNAPIHAAVIMCLR from the exons ATGGCGGCTAAGGTCTCCAATCTTTTACAAAACACACCACAACAGGCAAAGTGCAAGATAGGAAATGGATCATGT ACTGATTTGAGCTGTGGGCCGTCCAATGTGAAAGAGCAGCAGGCGCCGGCCGGCTCGGGGCCGTCGGCCGGGAGCGACAAGCCAGGGAGGGGAAAGATCGAGATCAAGCGCATCGAGAACACGACCAACAGGCAGGTCACCTTCTGCAAGCGCCGCAACGGCCTCCTCAAGAAGGCGTACGAGCTCTCGGTGCTCTGCGACGCCGAGATCGCGCTCATCGTCTTCTCCAGCCGCGGCCGCCTCTACGAGTACGCCAACAACAG TGTGAAGGCCACCATTGAGAGGTACAAAAAGGCCAGCAGTGACAGCTCCAACTCTGGCACGGTTGCAGAAGTCAATGCCCAG TACTACCAGCAGGAGTCCGCCAAGCTGCGCCAGACGATCAGTAGCTTGCAAAACTCAAACAG TAGGACCTTAGTGGGAGATGCAATCAACACCACGAGCCTCAGGGATCTTAAGCAGCTGGAGGGCAGGCTGGAGAAAGGCATAGCCAAGATTAGAGCTAGAAAG AATGAGCTGTTAGACGCTGAAGTCGAGTATATGCTGAAAAGG GAGATGGATCTACAGAGTGACAACATGTACTTGAGGAACAAG GTCACTGAGAACGAGAGGGGTCAGCAGCCGATGAACATGCTGGGGGCACCATCAACAAGTGAACACGATCACATGGTCCCATACGACTCCAGAAACTTCCTGCAAGTGAGCATCATGCATCAGCCTCATCTTTACTCCCATCAGCTGCAACCAACGACCCTTCAACTCGG ATCAAACCTGAATGCGCCCATCCACGCAGCTGTTATCATGTGTCTGAGATGA
- the LOC133898905 gene encoding MADS-box transcription factor 3-like isoform X4 — translation MLNMMTDLSCGPSNVKEQQAPAGSGPSAGSDKPGRGKIEIKRIENTTNRQVTFCKRRNGLLKKAYELSVLCDAEIALIVFSSRGRLYEYANNSVKATIERYKKASSDSSNSGTVAEVNAQYYQQESAKLRQTISSLQNSNSRTLVGDAINTTSLRDLKQLEGRLEKGIAKIRARKNELLDAEVEYMLKREMDLQSDNMYLRNKVTENERGQQPMNMLGAPSTSEHDHMVPYDSRNFLQVSIMHQPHLYSHQLQPTTLQLGSNLNAPIHAAVIMCLR, via the exons ACTGATTTGAGCTGTGGGCCGTCCAATGTGAAAGAGCAGCAGGCGCCGGCCGGCTCGGGGCCGTCGGCCGGGAGCGACAAGCCAGGGAGGGGAAAGATCGAGATCAAGCGCATCGAGAACACGACCAACAGGCAGGTCACCTTCTGCAAGCGCCGCAACGGCCTCCTCAAGAAGGCGTACGAGCTCTCGGTGCTCTGCGACGCCGAGATCGCGCTCATCGTCTTCTCCAGCCGCGGCCGCCTCTACGAGTACGCCAACAACAG TGTGAAGGCCACCATTGAGAGGTACAAAAAGGCCAGCAGTGACAGCTCCAACTCTGGCACGGTTGCAGAAGTCAATGCCCAG TACTACCAGCAGGAGTCCGCCAAGCTGCGCCAGACGATCAGTAGCTTGCAAAACTCAAACAG TAGGACCTTAGTGGGAGATGCAATCAACACCACGAGCCTCAGGGATCTTAAGCAGCTGGAGGGCAGGCTGGAGAAAGGCATAGCCAAGATTAGAGCTAGAAAG AATGAGCTGTTAGACGCTGAAGTCGAGTATATGCTGAAAAGG GAGATGGATCTACAGAGTGACAACATGTACTTGAGGAACAAG GTCACTGAGAACGAGAGGGGTCAGCAGCCGATGAACATGCTGGGGGCACCATCAACAAGTGAACACGATCACATGGTCCCATACGACTCCAGAAACTTCCTGCAAGTGAGCATCATGCATCAGCCTCATCTTTACTCCCATCAGCTGCAACCAACGACCCTTCAACTCGG ATCAAACCTGAATGCGCCCATCCACGCAGCTGTTATCATGTGTCTGAGATGA
- the LOC133898905 gene encoding MADS-box transcription factor 3-like isoform X3, which yields MAAKVSNLLQNTPQQAKCKIGNGSCTDLSCGPSNVKEQQAPAGSGPSAGSDKPGRGKIEIKRIENTTNRQVTFCKRRNGLLKKAYELSVLCDAEIALIVFSSRGRLYEYANNSVKATIERYKKASSDSSNSGTVAEVNAQYYQQESAKLRQTISSLQNSNSRTLVGDAINTTSLRDLKQLEGRLEKGIAKIRARKNELLDAEVEYMLKREMDLQSDNMYLRNKVTENERGQQPMNMLGAPSTSEHDHMVPYDSRNFLQVSIMHQPHLYSHQLQPTTLQLGQQPFS from the exons ATGGCGGCTAAGGTCTCCAATCTTTTACAAAACACACCACAACAGGCAAAGTGCAAGATAGGAAATGGATCATGT ACTGATTTGAGCTGTGGGCCGTCCAATGTGAAAGAGCAGCAGGCGCCGGCCGGCTCGGGGCCGTCGGCCGGGAGCGACAAGCCAGGGAGGGGAAAGATCGAGATCAAGCGCATCGAGAACACGACCAACAGGCAGGTCACCTTCTGCAAGCGCCGCAACGGCCTCCTCAAGAAGGCGTACGAGCTCTCGGTGCTCTGCGACGCCGAGATCGCGCTCATCGTCTTCTCCAGCCGCGGCCGCCTCTACGAGTACGCCAACAACAG TGTGAAGGCCACCATTGAGAGGTACAAAAAGGCCAGCAGTGACAGCTCCAACTCTGGCACGGTTGCAGAAGTCAATGCCCAG TACTACCAGCAGGAGTCCGCCAAGCTGCGCCAGACGATCAGTAGCTTGCAAAACTCAAACAG TAGGACCTTAGTGGGAGATGCAATCAACACCACGAGCCTCAGGGATCTTAAGCAGCTGGAGGGCAGGCTGGAGAAAGGCATAGCCAAGATTAGAGCTAGAAAG AATGAGCTGTTAGACGCTGAAGTCGAGTATATGCTGAAAAGG GAGATGGATCTACAGAGTGACAACATGTACTTGAGGAACAAG GTCACTGAGAACGAGAGGGGTCAGCAGCCGATGAACATGCTGGGGGCACCATCAACAAGTGAACACGATCACATGGTCCCATACGACTCCAGAAACTTCCTGCAAGTGAGCATCATGCATCAGCCTCATCTTTACTCCCATCAGCTGCAACCAACGACCCTTCAACTCGG TCAACAGCCCTTCAGTTAG
- the LOC133898905 gene encoding MADS-box transcription factor 3-like isoform X5, with protein MLNMMTDLSCGPSNVKEQQAPAGSGPSAGSDKPGRGKIEIKRIENTTNRQVTFCKRRNGLLKKAYELSVLCDAEIALIVFSSRGRLYEYANNSVKATIERYKKASSDSSNSGTVAEVNAQYYQQESAKLRQTISSLQNSNSRTLVGDAINTTSLRDLKQLEGRLEKGIAKIRARKNELLDAEVEYMLKREMDLQSDNMYLRNKVTENERGQQPMNMLGAPSTSEHDHMVPYDSRNFLQVSIMHQPHLYSHQLQPTTLQLGQQPFS; from the exons ACTGATTTGAGCTGTGGGCCGTCCAATGTGAAAGAGCAGCAGGCGCCGGCCGGCTCGGGGCCGTCGGCCGGGAGCGACAAGCCAGGGAGGGGAAAGATCGAGATCAAGCGCATCGAGAACACGACCAACAGGCAGGTCACCTTCTGCAAGCGCCGCAACGGCCTCCTCAAGAAGGCGTACGAGCTCTCGGTGCTCTGCGACGCCGAGATCGCGCTCATCGTCTTCTCCAGCCGCGGCCGCCTCTACGAGTACGCCAACAACAG TGTGAAGGCCACCATTGAGAGGTACAAAAAGGCCAGCAGTGACAGCTCCAACTCTGGCACGGTTGCAGAAGTCAATGCCCAG TACTACCAGCAGGAGTCCGCCAAGCTGCGCCAGACGATCAGTAGCTTGCAAAACTCAAACAG TAGGACCTTAGTGGGAGATGCAATCAACACCACGAGCCTCAGGGATCTTAAGCAGCTGGAGGGCAGGCTGGAGAAAGGCATAGCCAAGATTAGAGCTAGAAAG AATGAGCTGTTAGACGCTGAAGTCGAGTATATGCTGAAAAGG GAGATGGATCTACAGAGTGACAACATGTACTTGAGGAACAAG GTCACTGAGAACGAGAGGGGTCAGCAGCCGATGAACATGCTGGGGGCACCATCAACAAGTGAACACGATCACATGGTCCCATACGACTCCAGAAACTTCCTGCAAGTGAGCATCATGCATCAGCCTCATCTTTACTCCCATCAGCTGCAACCAACGACCCTTCAACTCGG TCAACAGCCCTTCAGTTAG
- the LOC133898905 gene encoding MADS-box transcription factor 3-like isoform X6 codes for MLNMMTDLSCGPSNVKEQQAPAGSGPSAGSDKPGRGKIEIKRIENTTNRQVTFCKRRNGLLKKAYELSVLCDAEIALIVFSSRGRLYEYANNSVKATIERYKKASSDSSNSGTVAEVNAQYYQQESAKLRQTISSLQNSNRTLVGDAINTTSLRDLKQLEGRLEKGIAKIRARKNELLDAEVEYMLKREMDLQSDNMYLRNKVTENERGQQPMNMLGAPSTSEHDHMVPYDSRNFLQVSIMHQPHLYSHQLQPTTLQLG; via the exons ACTGATTTGAGCTGTGGGCCGTCCAATGTGAAAGAGCAGCAGGCGCCGGCCGGCTCGGGGCCGTCGGCCGGGAGCGACAAGCCAGGGAGGGGAAAGATCGAGATCAAGCGCATCGAGAACACGACCAACAGGCAGGTCACCTTCTGCAAGCGCCGCAACGGCCTCCTCAAGAAGGCGTACGAGCTCTCGGTGCTCTGCGACGCCGAGATCGCGCTCATCGTCTTCTCCAGCCGCGGCCGCCTCTACGAGTACGCCAACAACAG TGTGAAGGCCACCATTGAGAGGTACAAAAAGGCCAGCAGTGACAGCTCCAACTCTGGCACGGTTGCAGAAGTCAATGCCCAG TACTACCAGCAGGAGTCCGCCAAGCTGCGCCAGACGATCAGTAGCTTGCAAAACTCAAACAG GACCTTAGTGGGAGATGCAATCAACACCACGAGCCTCAGGGATCTTAAGCAGCTGGAGGGCAGGCTGGAGAAAGGCATAGCCAAGATTAGAGCTAGAAAG AATGAGCTGTTAGACGCTGAAGTCGAGTATATGCTGAAAAGG GAGATGGATCTACAGAGTGACAACATGTACTTGAGGAACAAG GTCACTGAGAACGAGAGGGGTCAGCAGCCGATGAACATGCTGGGGGCACCATCAACAAGTGAACACGATCACATGGTCCCATACGACTCCAGAAACTTCCTGCAAGTGAGCATCATGCATCAGCCTCATCTTTACTCCCATCAGCTGCAACCAACGACCCTTCAACTCGGGTAA